A genomic segment from Nodularia sphaerocarpa UHCC 0038 encodes:
- a CDS encoding glutamate--cysteine ligase, which yields MKFYFGIEHEVAFLNQSGKFADFSETKFADFDQIVEKLPTYPNDYAQLRVGDAGIRQKRWYIEGFERFADSDKVIDCLPKGIEIRTTIHSDIQGALTELSESFNLLREVATGYGYSPVLTSFNPHKTVFEPQPPLNDYELKQLQTYPDEATANIYMVTYGPDLNISVADLPIENVIDIGKKLTYYSPYIVPFSYSSPFYNGGLWDGLSVRTFVRTGKRSAALVFVENQEQLINSIPSLTKIARIPAEVGRIEFKACDSCDDFSIYGALLALLKGLILDQTLLGRATIPDADLHQISAKKGFENADIFAHAAKLLQVAEIALGDDSDVYLLTPLKDMLAKRKTKSDELIETYQRVGSIEEALKQTYSG from the coding sequence ATGAAATTTTATTTTGGCATTGAGCATGAAGTCGCTTTCCTCAACCAGTCAGGAAAATTTGCTGATTTTTCCGAGACTAAATTCGCTGACTTTGATCAAATTGTGGAAAAACTGCCCACATACCCCAACGATTATGCACAATTGCGGGTTGGTGATGCTGGTATTAGGCAAAAAAGATGGTATATTGAAGGGTTTGAAAGATTTGCTGATTCTGACAAAGTGATTGATTGTCTACCTAAAGGTATCGAAATCAGAACCACTATCCACTCTGATATTCAAGGCGCTTTAACTGAATTATCAGAAAGTTTTAACTTACTGCGTGAAGTAGCGACTGGCTACGGTTATTCACCAGTTTTAACTAGCTTTAACCCCCATAAAACTGTATTTGAGCCTCAACCTCCTTTAAATGATTATGAACTCAAACAGTTACAGACTTATCCTGATGAAGCCACTGCTAATATTTACATGGTGACTTATGGACCAGATTTAAATATTTCCGTCGCAGATTTACCAATTGAAAATGTGATAGATATTGGTAAAAAGTTAACTTATTACAGTCCTTATATCGTTCCTTTTAGTTATAGTTCACCTTTTTATAATGGGGGATTATGGGATGGTTTATCAGTCCGAACTTTTGTGCGAACTGGAAAAAGATCCGCAGCCCTCGTATTTGTAGAGAACCAAGAACAGCTAATTAATAGTATACCTTCATTGACAAAAATTGCCCGCATTCCGGCTGAAGTCGGACGCATTGAATTTAAAGCTTGTGATAGTTGTGATGATTTTTCTATCTATGGGGCTTTATTAGCATTATTAAAAGGTTTGATATTAGATCAAACCTTACTGGGTAGGGCAACTATACCTGACGCGGATTTACACCAAATTTCGGCAAAAAAAGGCTTTGAGAATGCCGATATTTTTGCTCATGCTGCCAAGCTTTTACAAGTAGCTGAAATCGCTCTGGGCGATGATTCAGATGTGTATTTATTAACGCCATTAAAAGATATGCTGGCAAAACGAAAAACGAAATCAGATGAACTAATAGAGACTTACCAACGAGTAGGTTCCATAGAAGAAGCACTCAAACAGACATACTCAGGATAG
- a CDS encoding acyltransferase family protein — protein sequence MRLSSLDVFRGITIAAMILVNMAGVAGDVYPPLAHADWDGCTPTDLVFPFFLFIVGVAMSFSLSKYTEKGYSRIFRRAAILFALGLLLNGFWNQGIWTFDLSKIRIMGVLQRISLAYLLASLAVLNLPRKGQWILAGVLLIGYWLTMMYVPVPEYGAGVLTREGNFGAYIDRLIIPQVHLYAGDGYQNLGDPEGLFSTIPAVVSVLAGYFTGQWIRNQPVKTRTSIGLALFAIGCLIIGWAWGWIFPINKKLWTSSYVVFSSGWALLLLAACYELIEVRQIRRWSKAFKIMGLNAIALFTASILLIKILVRTKIGTGETAISTYNWIYQNIFASWAGNLNGSFLFALLTLLFWLAIAYLMYRQNWFLKV from the coding sequence ATGCGGCTGTCCTCACTGGATGTTTTTCGCGGTATTACCATTGCTGCTATGATTTTAGTCAACATGGCAGGAGTAGCAGGTGATGTATACCCCCCCTTAGCTCATGCAGATTGGGACGGATGCACACCCACAGACTTAGTATTTCCCTTCTTTTTGTTTATTGTCGGTGTGGCAATGTCCTTTTCCTTATCAAAGTATACCGAAAAAGGTTACTCGCGGATCTTCCGCCGCGCCGCCATATTATTTGCTTTGGGGTTGCTACTAAATGGCTTTTGGAATCAGGGAATTTGGACTTTTGATTTAAGTAAAATCCGCATCATGGGAGTATTACAGCGTATCAGCTTGGCATACCTGTTAGCTTCTTTAGCAGTCCTCAACCTACCACGCAAAGGACAATGGATACTAGCAGGCGTGTTACTCATAGGCTATTGGCTAACCATGATGTATGTCCCAGTTCCCGAATATGGCGCGGGTGTACTGACGCGGGAAGGTAACTTTGGCGCTTATATCGACCGCTTAATTATTCCCCAAGTCCACTTATATGCAGGTGATGGGTATCAAAACTTGGGAGATCCAGAGGGATTATTCAGCACCATTCCCGCCGTCGTTAGTGTCCTTGCTGGCTACTTTACAGGGCAATGGATACGCAATCAGCCAGTAAAAACACGCACAAGCATAGGTTTAGCATTATTTGCTATTGGCTGCTTAATTATCGGTTGGGCGTGGGGTTGGATATTCCCCATCAACAAAAAACTGTGGACAAGTTCCTATGTAGTCTTCAGCAGTGGTTGGGCGTTACTATTGCTAGCAGCTTGCTATGAACTCATCGAAGTGCGACAGATACGGCGCTGGAGTAAAGCTTTTAAAATTATGGGATTAAATGCGATCGCCCTCTTCACAGCATCCATCTTATTAATTAAAATCTTAGTCAGAACCAAAATCGGCACAGGTGAAACCGCCATCAGCACCTATAACTGGATTTACCAAAACATTTTCGCATCATGGGCGGGTAATCTCAACGGTTCATTCTTATTCGCCCTCCTCACCCTCTTATTCTGGCTAGCAATAGCTTATCTCATGTATCGCCAAAACTGGTTTCTCAAAGTCTAA
- a CDS encoding serine/threonine protein kinase, which produces MDKSPPKELLERIYQQLLPSLQIESVNPHNPIKVNYLPQPWELLGAGNYAVVVYHPDYPDSVVKIYAPGRPGYEEEVEVYRRLGSHRAFSECFYAKDDFLVLKRLYGTTLYDCMHLGLPIPKQVIRDIDEALDYAESHGLHPHDVHGRNVMMHQERGLVVDISDFLHVEPCSKWKDLKKAYYWFYFPVLYPLRLRVPHFVLDIIRKCYRLGNSLKTSCSQLFLKLLNFRLNGRS; this is translated from the coding sequence ATGGACAAATCCCCTCCCAAGGAACTTCTCGAACGTATTTATCAGCAACTACTGCCTAGCTTACAAATTGAAAGTGTCAATCCCCATAATCCCATCAAGGTTAACTATCTTCCACAACCCTGGGAGCTGCTTGGCGCAGGAAATTATGCGGTAGTAGTCTATCACCCTGACTACCCTGACTCTGTAGTAAAGATTTATGCCCCAGGACGGCCAGGCTATGAAGAGGAAGTAGAAGTCTACCGTCGTTTAGGTTCTCATCGCGCATTCTCTGAGTGTTTCTATGCCAAAGATGACTTTTTAGTGTTGAAACGGCTTTATGGAACCACCCTCTACGATTGTATGCACTTGGGTTTACCTATTCCCAAACAAGTAATCCGGGACATTGATGAAGCTCTTGACTATGCCGAAAGTCACGGACTCCACCCTCATGATGTCCACGGTCGTAATGTCATGATGCACCAAGAAAGAGGATTAGTTGTAGATATCTCTGATTTTCTCCATGTAGAACCCTGCTCAAAGTGGAAGGATTTGAAAAAGGCTTATTACTGGTTCTATTTCCCTGTGTTGTACCCACTTCGACTGCGCGTACCACACTTTGTCTTAGATATAATCCGCAAATGTTATCGTCTGGGAAATTCTCTCAAAACTTCCTGTTCTCAACTATTCCTCAAATTACTGAACTTTAGATTAAATGGTCGAAGTTAA
- the glgB gene encoding 1,4-alpha-glucan branching enzyme: protein MSMTTIVPEQVNRIVGNQHHDPFEILGSHCIEQNGKKVWAVRAYLPNASAAWVILPEQRQEYPMQTVHDPHFFECTIEVAELTNYQLRIKEGEHERVTYDPYAFRSPNLTDFDLHLFSEGNHHRIYEKMGAHPTEIKGVKGVYFAVWAPNARNVSLLGDFNLWDGRKHQMRKGPTGVWELFIPEIGVGEHYKYEIKNFEGHIYEKSDPYGFQQEARPKTASIVTDLSAYTWNDQDWMEKRRHTDPLTQPVSVYEVHLGSWLHASSSELPKLPNGETEPVVVVSELKPGARFLTYRELADRLIPYVKEMGYTHLELLPIAEHPFDGSWGYQVTGYYAPTSRFGSAEDFMYFVDKCHENGIGVIVDWVPGHFPKDGHGLAFFDGSHLYEHSDPRKGEHKEWGTLVFNYNRHEVRNFLVANALFWFDKYHIDGIRVDAVASMLYLDYCREPGEWLTNEYGGRENLEAADFLRQVNHHLFSYFPGVLSIAEESTSWPMVSWPTYTGGLGFNLKWNMGWMHDMLDYFSMDPWFRQFHQNNITFSMWYNHSENFMLALSHDEVVHGKSNIIGKMPGDTWQKLANVRCLFSYMFAHPGKKTMFMSMEFGQWSEWNVWADLEWQLLQYEDHQQLKQFFQDINYLYRSEPALYTQDFAEDGFEWIDCSDNRHSVVSFVRYDKDSDDFVIVVCNFTPQPHSHYRIGVPQEGFYTELFNSDARPYGGSNMGNLGGKWTDNWSLHSRPYSLDLCLPPLGVLMLKLDKQKTAEFMA from the coding sequence ATGTCCATGACAACAATTGTCCCAGAACAGGTTAACCGTATAGTCGGGAATCAGCATCACGATCCCTTTGAAATACTAGGTTCTCATTGCATAGAACAAAATGGCAAAAAAGTCTGGGCTGTCCGAGCCTACCTACCAAATGCCAGTGCAGCATGGGTAATTCTGCCTGAACAACGTCAGGAATACCCCATGCAGACAGTACATGATCCGCATTTTTTTGAATGCACAATTGAAGTAGCAGAACTGACAAACTACCAATTACGGATTAAAGAAGGCGAACATGAGCGCGTCACTTATGACCCCTACGCCTTCCGTTCCCCCAATCTGACAGACTTCGACCTGCATCTGTTTTCCGAAGGCAATCATCACCGGATATATGAGAAAATGGGAGCGCATCCCACAGAGATCAAAGGTGTGAAAGGTGTTTATTTTGCCGTTTGGGCCCCCAATGCTCGTAACGTTTCCTTGCTAGGAGATTTCAACCTCTGGGACGGACGTAAACACCAGATGCGGAAAGGTCCCACCGGAGTTTGGGAATTATTCATACCCGAAATCGGCGTGGGAGAGCATTACAAATATGAAATAAAAAATTTTGAAGGACATATTTACGAAAAATCAGATCCCTACGGTTTCCAGCAAGAAGCCCGCCCGAAAACGGCCTCCATTGTCACTGACTTAAGTGCTTACACTTGGAATGACCAAGACTGGATGGAAAAGCGTCGTCACACCGACCCCCTCACCCAACCAGTTTCAGTCTACGAAGTGCATTTAGGCTCTTGGTTACACGCTTCTAGTTCAGAACTGCCTAAATTACCCAACGGTGAGACAGAACCTGTCGTTGTGGTTTCCGAACTTAAACCAGGCGCACGCTTCCTCACCTACAGAGAACTAGCAGACAGACTGATTCCCTATGTCAAAGAAATGGGATACACTCATTTGGAACTGCTACCCATAGCCGAACATCCCTTTGATGGCTCTTGGGGTTATCAAGTAACTGGATACTATGCCCCCACATCACGGTTTGGGAGCGCCGAAGATTTCATGTATTTTGTGGACAAATGTCACGAAAACGGCATTGGCGTAATTGTCGATTGGGTTCCCGGACACTTTCCCAAAGATGGTCATGGTTTAGCCTTCTTTGATGGTAGTCACCTTTATGAACACTCCGATCCCCGCAAAGGCGAACACAAAGAATGGGGGACTCTCGTTTTCAACTACAACCGTCACGAAGTTAGAAATTTCCTAGTAGCAAATGCCCTATTCTGGTTTGACAAATACCATATTGATGGAATCCGGGTGGATGCTGTCGCTTCGATGCTTTACCTTGATTATTGTCGCGAACCAGGAGAATGGTTAACTAACGAGTATGGTGGCAGAGAAAACCTAGAAGCAGCAGACTTCTTGCGTCAGGTAAATCATCATCTTTTCAGTTATTTTCCTGGTGTTCTCTCAATTGCGGAAGAATCCACTTCTTGGCCGATGGTATCTTGGCCTACCTACACAGGCGGATTAGGCTTTAACTTAAAGTGGAATATGGGCTGGATGCACGATATGCTCGATTACTTCAGCATGGACCCGTGGTTCCGCCAGTTCCATCAAAATAATATTACTTTTAGTATGTGGTACAACCACAGTGAGAACTTCATGCTGGCTTTGTCTCATGATGAAGTGGTACATGGTAAGAGCAACATCATCGGTAAAATGCCCGGTGATACATGGCAGAAGTTAGCAAATGTGCGTTGTTTATTTAGCTATATGTTCGCTCACCCAGGCAAGAAAACCATGTTTATGAGCATGGAGTTTGGACAATGGAGTGAGTGGAATGTCTGGGCAGATTTGGAGTGGCAATTGTTGCAGTATGAAGACCACCAACAATTAAAGCAGTTTTTCCAGGACATCAACTATCTCTACCGTTCTGAACCGGCTTTATATACCCAAGATTTTGCCGAGGATGGCTTTGAGTGGATTGATTGTAGCGACAACCGTCATAGTGTAGTTTCCTTTGTACGTTATGACAAGGATTCTGATGATTTCGTGATCGTGGTTTGCAACTTTACACCCCAACCCCATTCACACTATCGCATTGGTGTACCGCAAGAAGGATTTTATACTGAATTGTTTAATAGTGATGCTCGTCCCTATGGCGGCAGTAATATGGGCAATTTAGGTGGTAAATGGACAGATAACTGGTCATTGCACAGTCGTCCTTATTCCCTGGATTTATGTCTGCCTCCTTTGGGTGTGTTGATGCTGAAGTTAGATAAGCAGAAGACTGCTGAGTTTATGGCATAA
- a CDS encoding Mo-dependent nitrogenase C-terminal domain-containing protein, with product MTTAVKSPYSSEQITAWLRGLLTIAWADGNFDPEEQELITNLTQDELALGVELDSLEKITPEELAAKLGKRTAAAENFTRTAVMVAIANGTYSPSEDQVMQQLYQALEQPQDILESLRHTLAPAEQISTLAAPPAPPPEALCPLRDWLDELEIQDPRVARFLCRMIPSQCPFERDITLFGRKIVHIPPLCKINPLYEQLVGLRFRALSYLADECGEDISQYI from the coding sequence ATGACAACAGCCGTGAAATCTCCTTACAGCAGTGAACAAATTACCGCTTGGTTACGTGGTCTGCTGACAATTGCCTGGGCTGATGGTAACTTTGATCCTGAAGAACAGGAATTAATTACCAATCTGACTCAGGATGAATTAGCTCTAGGGGTTGAGTTAGATTCACTAGAGAAGATTACACCAGAGGAATTAGCTGCAAAGTTGGGTAAAAGAACAGCAGCAGCCGAAAATTTTACTCGTACAGCTGTGATGGTGGCGATCGCTAATGGTACATATTCCCCCAGCGAAGATCAAGTAATGCAGCAGTTGTACCAGGCTTTAGAACAGCCACAAGACATCCTAGAATCCTTACGCCACACCCTAGCACCAGCAGAACAGATTTCCACCCTAGCAGCACCCCCAGCACCGCCACCAGAAGCACTGTGTCCCCTGCGTGACTGGCTAGACGAGCTAGAAATCCAAGACCCCAGAGTGGCTCGTTTCTTGTGCAGAATGATTCCCTCCCAGTGTCCCTTTGAGCGGGATATTACCCTGTTTGGACGCAAAATTGTTCACATCCCGCCATTGTGTAAAATCAACCCATTGTATGAGCAACTAGTTGGTTTACGTTTTCGCGCCCTCTCCTATTTAGCAGATGAATGTGGTGAGGATATTTCACAATATATTTGA
- a CDS encoding peptidoglycan D,D-transpeptidase FtsI family protein, protein MQKSPSKLKFRNFQNPGLRRRGKPSVLGLMQRFKFTSNTPDQIPNTRSRIFMIWGILMTAGLGLAINLYKLQIVEGSKLTQKARNQQMVKLRPFVPRRLVVDRSNNVLAVDRPVYTLYAHPKLFSQSIPQMAERLAPILEKTPAELVKTFQSRNSGITLAAALPEVSAGRVRSLRLNGLELIQKYSRYYPQKDVVADVVGYVNMDRQGQAGVEYSQEKLLERSVQTVQLSRSGNGRLLPNHAPEGFLNFDDLRLQLTIDSRLQRVARTALKEQMNKFQAKRGAVIVMDASNGSLLALTSYPTYNPNEYSKADISLFKNWTVADLYEPGSTFKPLNVAIALENGAIRPDDVFNDPGSIQIGDDIIRNAERNSHGDISIAKILQTSSNIGMVRIIQRMQPKVYYNWLERLGLGQTVATDLPFEVRGQFKGQTEFLRSPIEAATTSFGQGFSLTPLQLVQMHGALANGGKLVTPHVVKGLVDTKGQMHYSPNLTTPRQIFSAATAQTVVEMMETVVLEGTGNAAQIPGYRIGGKTGTSQKASPNGGYIPNARITSFVSILPVESPRYVVFAVADEPKGANAYGSTVAAPIVKAVMEALIPIEGIPPSQEIKTDSQAKQ, encoded by the coding sequence ATGCAGAAGTCACCGAGTAAATTAAAATTTAGAAATTTTCAGAATCCAGGATTGAGAAGGCGAGGAAAGCCTTCTGTTTTAGGGTTGATGCAGAGGTTTAAGTTTACCTCTAATACTCCAGACCAGATACCAAATACTAGATCCCGAATATTCATGATCTGGGGCATATTAATGACAGCAGGGTTAGGGTTAGCTATTAATTTGTATAAGTTGCAGATTGTCGAGGGATCAAAGTTAACGCAAAAAGCGCGCAACCAGCAAATGGTGAAATTACGACCTTTCGTTCCCCGTCGCCTAGTGGTGGATCGCAGTAATAATGTCTTAGCCGTTGATCGCCCTGTCTATACCTTGTATGCCCATCCCAAGCTGTTTAGTCAGTCTATTCCACAAATGGCAGAACGATTGGCTCCCATACTAGAGAAAACCCCTGCGGAGTTGGTGAAAACTTTTCAAAGCCGAAATAGTGGGATTACATTGGCTGCTGCTCTCCCGGAAGTAAGTGCTGGACGAGTCAGATCATTGCGTTTAAATGGCTTGGAATTGATTCAAAAATATTCCCGATATTACCCGCAAAAGGATGTGGTGGCAGACGTAGTGGGCTACGTAAATATGGATCGTCAGGGTCAAGCTGGTGTGGAATACAGTCAAGAGAAGTTATTAGAACGTTCGGTGCAGACAGTGCAGCTGAGTCGGTCGGGTAACGGGAGACTGCTGCCCAATCATGCACCGGAAGGATTTTTAAATTTTGACGACCTGCGACTGCAACTAACTATTGATAGCCGTTTGCAAAGGGTCGCCCGCACTGCTCTAAAAGAACAGATGAATAAGTTTCAGGCTAAACGTGGGGCGGTAATTGTGATGGATGCCTCAAATGGTTCTTTACTCGCTTTGACTTCTTATCCTACCTATAACCCTAATGAATATTCCAAAGCTGATATTTCCCTGTTTAAAAACTGGACGGTGGCTGATCTTTATGAGCCGGGATCAACTTTTAAGCCGTTGAATGTGGCGATCGCTTTAGAAAATGGTGCTATTAGACCAGATGATGTGTTTAATGACCCCGGTTCTATTCAGATAGGTGACGACATCATCAGAAATGCCGAGCGCAATAGTCATGGAGACATCAGCATTGCCAAAATACTGCAAACTTCTAGCAACATTGGCATGGTGCGAATTATTCAACGGATGCAACCAAAAGTCTATTACAATTGGCTGGAACGCTTGGGACTAGGGCAAACTGTGGCGACAGATTTGCCCTTTGAAGTTCGTGGACAGTTCAAAGGTCAAACAGAGTTTCTCCGTTCGCCCATTGAAGCGGCAACTACATCCTTTGGACAAGGCTTCTCTTTAACACCGTTACAGTTGGTGCAAATGCACGGCGCTTTAGCCAATGGTGGTAAATTAGTCACACCCCATGTAGTCAAAGGTTTAGTGGATACCAAAGGGCAGATGCATTATTCGCCCAATCTGACCACACCACGCCAAATTTTCTCAGCCGCCACAGCCCAAACGGTGGTGGAAATGATGGAAACTGTTGTATTAGAAGGTACTGGCAATGCGGCACAAATTCCGGGTTATCGCATTGGTGGTAAAACAGGCACATCTCAAAAAGCTAGTCCAAATGGGGGCTACATCCCTAATGCGCGCATCACTAGCTTCGTGAGTATTTTGCCAGTAGAATCTCCCCGCTATGTAGTTTTTGCCGTAGCAGATGAGCCAAAAGGAGCAAATGCTTACGGTTCTACTGTCGCCGCTCCCATTGTCAAAGCCGTGATGGAAGCCTTGATTCCCATAGAAGGAATTCCACCAAGTCAGGAAATTAAGACAGACTCTCAAGCAAAACAGTAA
- a CDS encoding Uma2 family endonuclease, whose translation MQLQEQRYYSPEEYLELEVNSEIRHEYIDGQIIPMTGGTPNHNQLAGNFYAFLNVALKGQPYRVFIADQRLWIPQRRINTYPDVMVVQTPLEYQEGRKDTLINPVMIAEVLSKSTKSYDRDEKFAAYRTIGSFQEYILIDQYTMHVEHYCKTDNNKWIFSEYDDGDVTLNLAAVPCQVLVGDIYDQVDFSVEE comes from the coding sequence ATGCAATTACAAGAACAACGCTATTATTCGCCTGAAGAATATCTAGAACTAGAAGTAAATTCAGAAATACGCCACGAATATATTGATGGTCAAATTATCCCCATGACAGGCGGAACACCTAATCATAACCAACTAGCTGGCAATTTTTATGCCTTCCTAAATGTCGCTCTCAAGGGTCAACCTTATCGAGTCTTTATTGCAGACCAGCGTCTTTGGATTCCTCAAAGGCGAATTAATACTTATCCTGATGTGATGGTTGTGCAAACTCCTTTGGAATATCAGGAAGGTAGAAAAGATACGCTTATAAACCCGGTGATGATTGCTGAGGTATTATCAAAGTCTACTAAAAGTTATGACCGCGATGAAAAGTTTGCTGCTTATCGCACAATTGGCAGCTTTCAAGAGTATATTCTGATTGACCAGTATACTATGCACGTTGAGCATTACTGCAAGACGGATAATAATAAATGGATTTTTTCTGAATATGATGATGGGGATGTGACTTTAAATTTAGCTGCTGTTCCTTGTCAAGTTTTAGTAGGGGATATTTATGATCAGGTGGATTTTAGTGTGGAGGAGTAA
- the obgE gene encoding GTPase ObgE: MQFIDQALIEVEAGKGGDGIVAFRREKYVPAGGPSGGNGGRGGSIIFVVDTNLQTLLDFRYKHLFKADNGGRGGPNNCTGANGKDLIVEIPCGTSVYDGSTGALLCDLVEPGQRFRVAEGGKGGLGNQHFLSNRNRAPEYALPGLPGEMLVLRLELKLLAEVGIIGLPNAGKSTLISSLSAARPKIADYPFTTLIPNLGVVRKPTGDGTVFADIPGLIEGASHGAGLGYDFLRHIERTKVLLHLIDATSEDVIGEYKTIKQELQAYGRGLAKRPQILVLNKIDAVDRETVDLEALATELNHLSLSPVFLISAVTRTGLEPMLQELWGILDQMNAAEKVEVLQ; encoded by the coding sequence ATGCAATTTATTGACCAAGCACTAATCGAAGTTGAAGCTGGTAAAGGTGGAGATGGTATCGTGGCCTTCCGACGTGAGAAATACGTACCAGCCGGCGGTCCCTCTGGTGGAAATGGGGGACGTGGCGGTTCGATAATTTTTGTAGTTGATACCAACTTACAAACTTTGCTGGACTTCAGATACAAGCATCTTTTTAAAGCCGATAATGGTGGACGTGGTGGACCAAATAACTGCACCGGGGCTAATGGTAAGGATTTAATTGTGGAAATTCCCTGCGGTACGTCTGTTTATGATGGAAGTACAGGGGCTTTACTCTGCGATTTAGTTGAACCTGGACAACGTTTCCGGGTTGCTGAAGGCGGAAAAGGTGGATTAGGAAATCAGCATTTCTTGAGTAACCGTAACCGCGCCCCAGAATATGCTTTACCTGGACTTCCAGGAGAAATGTTGGTACTGCGTCTAGAGTTAAAACTTTTGGCGGAAGTAGGAATTATTGGCTTACCAAATGCTGGTAAATCTACACTAATTTCTTCTTTATCAGCCGCACGTCCCAAAATTGCTGACTATCCTTTCACAACTCTGATTCCTAATTTGGGTGTAGTCAGAAAACCCACTGGTGATGGTACTGTTTTTGCTGATATTCCCGGTTTGATTGAAGGTGCTTCTCACGGTGCGGGTTTGGGATACGATTTCTTGCGCCACATTGAACGCACAAAGGTTCTGTTACACCTCATTGATGCGACTAGCGAAGATGTGATTGGTGAATACAAGACAATTAAGCAAGAATTGCAAGCCTACGGTCGAGGTTTAGCCAAGCGTCCGCAAATTTTGGTGCTGAATAAAATTGATGCGGTTGATAGGGAAACAGTGGATTTGGAAGCTTTAGCTACCGAACTTAATCACCTTTCTCTGTCTCCTGTTTTCTTGATTTCAGCCGTTACCCGCACAGGGTTAGAACCAATGTTACAGGAACTTTGGGGAATCCTTGACCAAATGAATGCGGCTGAAAAAGTGGAGGTTTTGCAATAA
- a CDS encoding polysaccharide deacetylase family protein, with translation MQLAPLFPFFYRILQPSFPDCLWSGNRYNKAIALTFDDGPHPEYTPQVLAVLDRYNIKASFFWLGACVNRYPGIAKAICDRGHWIGLHGYDHRSFPTLSPQDLQDSLAKTQAAIYNACDLIPEQVCDVRPPNGLFTPQTLKLFLKWNYRPVMWSVVPEDWVRPGVTTVVRRVLKQVQNGSLIVLHDGTCGGQDVAAIIEILIPQLLQQGYEFVTVETLWQQGTCK, from the coding sequence ATGCAGCTAGCGCCACTGTTCCCGTTTTTTTATCGGATTCTCCAACCGAGTTTTCCTGATTGTCTTTGGAGTGGTAATCGCTATAATAAGGCGATCGCACTCACATTCGATGATGGACCACACCCGGAATACACACCCCAAGTATTGGCTGTATTAGACCGTTATAATATTAAAGCGAGTTTTTTTTGGTTGGGTGCTTGCGTCAACCGTTACCCAGGTATTGCCAAAGCGATATGCGATCGCGGACACTGGATTGGATTACATGGTTACGATCATCGCTCATTTCCCACACTTTCCCCACAGGATCTGCAAGACAGTTTAGCAAAAACTCAAGCTGCGATTTACAACGCTTGCGACTTGATACCCGAACAAGTATGCGATGTGCGACCTCCCAACGGTTTATTTACACCCCAAACCTTAAAATTATTTCTTAAGTGGAATTACCGCCCAGTCATGTGGAGTGTTGTACCAGAAGACTGGGTAAGACCGGGAGTAACTACTGTAGTGCGACGAGTTCTCAAACAAGTGCAGAACGGTTCATTAATTGTTTTACATGATGGTACTTGTGGTGGACAAGATGTTGCTGCTATAATAGAAATACTTATTCCACAATTGCTACAGCAAGGCTATGAATTTGTGACTGTTGAGACTTTGTGGCAGCAAGGGACTTGCAAATAA
- a CDS encoding glutathione S-transferase family protein, with protein MLLLQFSTSHYCRKARLGLGYKQINYQTENLTPGLHILRVKPLTDLKTLPVLLPQIEGQPDAIADSTEILKFLETYQTEPSLFLPNHEQQTEALMLEDWLDESIGTATRFVYYQFRAGVGKHIDPSLLSQTVISVVRQQYGINKASVELAKNRLVTAFSELSHRWQKNDYLVGNRLSVADISAAALLSPLALIPQYRQEYPWLFERIVQIHQLCDEPLPPGL; from the coding sequence ATGTTGCTACTGCAATTTAGTACATCTCATTATTGTCGCAAAGCCCGTTTAGGGCTAGGCTATAAGCAAATTAATTATCAAACTGAAAATCTGACTCCTGGCTTGCATATCCTCAGAGTTAAGCCTCTGACTGATTTGAAGACTTTACCTGTCTTATTACCGCAAATTGAAGGTCAACCGGATGCGATCGCAGATTCTACCGAAATTCTCAAGTTTCTGGAAACTTACCAAACAGAACCGTCTTTATTCTTACCTAACCATGAACAGCAAACAGAAGCATTGATGCTGGAGGATTGGTTGGATGAAAGCATCGGTACAGCCACAAGATTTGTATATTATCAGTTTCGCGCAGGCGTTGGCAAGCACATTGACCCTTCACTACTTAGCCAAACAGTAATTTCCGTAGTGCGTCAACAATATGGCATTAACAAGGCTAGTGTGGAATTAGCTAAAAATAGACTTGTAACGGCGTTTTCAGAGTTATCTCATCGCTGGCAAAAAAATGATTACTTGGTAGGTAATAGGCTCAGTGTAGCAGACATTAGCGCCGCCGCCTTACTCAGTCCTTTAGCACTTATTCCCCAGTATCGACAAGAATATCCCTGGTTATTTGAACGCATTGTGCAAATCCATCAACTGTGTGATGAACCTTTACCGCCGGGGTTGTGA